The following are encoded in a window of Paenibacillaceae bacterium GAS479 genomic DNA:
- a CDS encoding arginase, whose amino-acid sequence MFSQAESFTSRPDAAKKIQLIHAPFWLGGGRAGAELGPESIIEAGMKRQLKSMGLELAGETVVDVPRLAAEPAPAMAKMKYLQEVIEMAGLLGEQVYRTVGAGLFPLIMGGDHSIAIGTLAGLTGHYGNLGLIWFDAHGDLNTEETTPSGNIHGMSLAAAVGRGSFTLKDIAGSGPYIRKENVVIIGARELDLGEKEYIRAEGITCFTMHEIDRMGIHAVMEQAIAIAGRGTDGVHVSFDLDCLDPLEACGVGTPVPGGLNYREAHYAMELLAETGLVTSMELVEVNPLLDQNRRTARLAVELAASLLGKRIL is encoded by the coding sequence ATGTTCAGTCAAGCCGAATCATTCACGAGCCGTCCAGACGCCGCAAAAAAAATCCAGCTCATCCATGCACCATTCTGGCTGGGCGGAGGAAGGGCCGGAGCCGAGCTCGGCCCGGAAAGCATCATCGAAGCTGGCATGAAACGCCAACTGAAAAGCATGGGCCTTGAGCTCGCTGGAGAGACCGTTGTTGATGTGCCGAGACTGGCGGCTGAGCCAGCTCCGGCGATGGCGAAGATGAAGTATCTTCAGGAAGTAATAGAGATGGCAGGTTTGCTAGGCGAGCAGGTTTACCGCACGGTGGGAGCAGGTCTGTTTCCGCTCATCATGGGTGGCGACCATAGCATCGCGATTGGCACGCTGGCCGGCTTGACCGGACATTACGGGAACCTCGGCTTGATCTGGTTCGACGCGCATGGCGACCTCAACACGGAGGAAACGACTCCATCCGGGAACATTCACGGAATGTCGCTTGCTGCTGCTGTTGGACGGGGTTCTTTTACGCTAAAAGATATTGCTGGCTCAGGACCGTATATCCGCAAAGAAAATGTTGTCATCATCGGTGCCCGCGAACTGGATCTGGGAGAGAAGGAGTACATTCGCGCAGAAGGAATCACTTGTTTCACGATGCATGAAATTGACCGAATGGGCATCCATGCCGTCATGGAACAGGCGATTGCGATTGCCGGACGCGGTACAGACGGCGTTCACGTCAGCTTCGACCTCGATTGTCTCGATCCGCTAGAAGCCTGCGGTGTAGGTACACCTGTACCTGGAGGGCTCAACTACCGCGAAGCACACTACGCAATGGAGCTGTTGGCAGAAACGGGGCTTGTCACCTCGATGGAGCTCGTCGAAGTCAATCCTTTGCTGGATCAGAACCGCCGAACGGCTCGGCTGGCCGTGGAGCTGGCTGCATCGCTGCTTGGCAAACGAATTTTGTAA
- a CDS encoding Zinc carboxypeptidase, with product MYIQKKRKKSKALLSAAVALSVIGSILSPAAYAAESTAAPSAVMSSAALEALAAQTLVGTQLKGGQPGYDAYGYLSHLTGTIGSRPAGSAEEAAARDYIKLELENMGYSPTVQEFVYKIKTTEGRSSNVIAVKHGQSPRTIIVGAHYDSVKAPSKGADDNASGVAVMLESAKAISQQSLPYTVKFVAFGSEENGLQGSKAYVAAMTEEEKNNTVAMINLDSLAAGDNMYVYGNEGDAGFVRNQALAIAQRLGLNVQTQQGVNPDFPAGTTGDWSDHAPFKAAGIPYGYLEATNWSLGDKDGYTQTEKDGAIWHTGKDSLEYLQANYPGRVDERLSTFSSVLTTLLQEIKEPGKVLLLSNDKASLTEKRTIAVEFTIPPRSTVTDDTYLNWTYGGKPLSDWKQRDSKAKETDKAFIYLDGKPVIANGKVTANIVFDLAYGTKDLSPRTIRVDYPKLLGTNELMVTDKKGNRLASAPIKLNVYDSFRSYDEIRPEIDRITAEAKQDRYIETSVLGKSVQGRDINFTILAKDKASVDQYVNETLPAMINDPAGLQAKIRNGQLSGYKVPIWINNIHPDETPGVDSILNFFEEMTKKDTIEYNTTDKNGITQKVTINISEALDNVIFLMNFTQNPDGRYNNDRANANGFDLNRDNSYQTQPETKIVTQEIAKWSPLSFLDLHGFVGEFLIEPCTPPHDPNIDYDLLIDNMVEQAHAMGRAAVANTYYDKYHIPYVEAKATANDPSYKPIGYDKGWDDASPAYTAVYAMHQGALGHTIEIPELNEESTTALLYTLLASTDYVIKNKQKLFLNQLEVYERGINNVDSPAVDKYLVNAKNEEIGRPRPDGKSFFPDYYVLPVDASVQKNALEAANMVNYLLRNGVKVEKSNRAVTVDGVTYPAGTYIVPMTQAKRSFANLVLYDGINVSDFDEMYADIVQSFSYMRGFDRYTVYAKGAFSGATAPVSSAEKPTSAVSGSATHYVIRSTNNDAVRAVNELTAAGKAVTLLNKGGQGYELGDYLVSYSNLKPLLGKYTLQTVPFPAGTAVEGKLLPSVKVASSGVPAFALNDLGYTVTKDQASSDVLVNSFNKSLVEAGKPFVGYGRSWANTLKSSGLLPGLDFKTTGSTHEGLFKAEVSQDSIIGAPYEAKDYLYTQSGTYFTNIPDGAAIVAKASSENDFFVAGWWPGYENVKGKTIGFTYKKDLTDITLFSNELTNKAHPQAQYRLLANAIYKAAPGAAAGSMNDGNGEVPAPDNGNQPSFPGPIPTPTPTPSPSTAPSVTPDPTPTPTPPVKAPEFKDLGPVAAWASAAINELAAKGILRGLTGDTFGPLKKLTRAEFLTMLARAYELPASDKAASFSDVPAGAWYSEAVAQAVAAGIVKGTGNGKFEPNRPVTREEMAIMAANVWKLNSEPTTPDIAAALSGFADKGSIASYAKEAVGLLASEGIILGTGDGKFTPRGDANRAQAAVIVSRLLLAS from the coding sequence TTGTACATTCAGAAAAAGAGAAAAAAAAGCAAAGCTCTGTTGTCCGCTGCTGTAGCCTTGTCCGTCATCGGATCAATCTTGTCACCGGCTGCATATGCAGCCGAATCCACAGCCGCGCCATCTGCGGTGATGTCATCCGCGGCGCTAGAGGCGCTCGCCGCGCAAACGCTTGTCGGAACACAGCTTAAAGGGGGACAGCCTGGTTATGACGCTTACGGTTATCTAAGTCATCTCACAGGGACGATCGGTTCACGTCCAGCTGGCTCCGCAGAGGAAGCTGCGGCACGAGACTATATCAAGCTTGAGCTTGAGAACATGGGTTACAGCCCAACAGTTCAAGAGTTTGTGTACAAAATCAAAACCACAGAAGGCAGAAGCAGCAACGTTATTGCTGTCAAGCATGGCCAGTCTCCACGCACGATTATCGTCGGAGCTCATTATGACAGTGTCAAAGCACCAAGCAAGGGAGCAGACGATAACGCGTCTGGCGTTGCAGTCATGCTTGAGTCGGCTAAAGCGATCTCGCAACAAAGCCTGCCTTATACCGTTAAGTTCGTTGCATTCGGCTCTGAAGAAAACGGCCTGCAAGGCTCCAAAGCCTATGTAGCCGCTATGACGGAGGAAGAGAAAAATAATACCGTCGCTATGATCAATCTGGACAGCCTTGCAGCAGGCGACAACATGTATGTTTATGGCAACGAGGGTGACGCTGGCTTCGTACGCAACCAGGCGCTCGCCATTGCGCAGAGGCTGGGACTGAACGTGCAGACGCAGCAAGGAGTCAATCCAGATTTCCCGGCGGGAACAACGGGCGACTGGAGCGATCATGCTCCTTTTAAAGCTGCTGGAATTCCTTACGGTTATCTAGAAGCGACCAATTGGAGCCTTGGTGACAAGGATGGTTATACCCAGACGGAAAAAGACGGGGCAATCTGGCATACGGGCAAGGACAGCCTGGAGTATTTGCAGGCCAACTATCCGGGACGCGTTGATGAGCGGCTGAGCACCTTCAGTTCTGTTCTGACGACGCTGCTGCAAGAGATCAAAGAGCCTGGTAAAGTGCTGCTTCTCAGCAACGACAAGGCTTCACTTACCGAAAAACGTACCATTGCAGTCGAGTTTACGATTCCACCTAGAAGCACGGTAACGGATGACACATACCTCAACTGGACCTACGGCGGCAAGCCGTTATCCGATTGGAAACAGCGTGACTCCAAAGCGAAGGAAACCGATAAAGCGTTCATTTACCTGGATGGCAAACCAGTCATCGCAAATGGGAAAGTGACAGCGAACATCGTGTTCGACCTGGCCTATGGCACGAAGGATCTGTCACCGAGAACAATCCGTGTGGACTATCCGAAGCTGCTTGGCACGAACGAGCTGATGGTGACGGACAAAAAAGGCAATCGCCTCGCTTCCGCGCCGATCAAGCTGAACGTGTACGATTCTTTCCGCTCGTATGACGAGATTCGTCCTGAGATTGACCGCATTACGGCGGAAGCGAAGCAGGATCGTTACATCGAGACGAGCGTACTTGGCAAATCGGTGCAAGGCCGCGACATCAACTTCACCATTTTGGCGAAGGACAAAGCGTCCGTTGACCAGTATGTGAATGAGACGCTGCCAGCAATGATCAATGATCCAGCTGGACTGCAGGCCAAAATCCGTAACGGTCAATTGAGCGGATACAAAGTGCCGATCTGGATCAACAATATCCATCCGGACGAGACGCCGGGTGTCGATTCGATTCTGAACTTCTTTGAAGAGATGACGAAGAAGGACACGATCGAATACAACACAACCGACAAAAACGGTATCACTCAGAAGGTAACCATCAACATCAGCGAAGCGCTGGATAATGTTATTTTCCTGATGAATTTCACACAAAATCCAGATGGCCGCTACAATAATGACCGTGCCAATGCGAACGGCTTCGACCTGAACCGTGACAACTCCTACCAGACGCAGCCGGAGACGAAAATTGTCACCCAGGAAATTGCTAAATGGTCGCCGCTGTCGTTCCTTGACTTGCACGGCTTTGTCGGTGAGTTCCTGATTGAGCCTTGCACACCGCCGCATGATCCCAACATCGACTACGATCTGCTGATCGACAACATGGTGGAGCAGGCGCATGCGATGGGACGCGCAGCTGTAGCGAATACTTACTACGATAAGTACCACATTCCTTATGTGGAAGCGAAGGCGACAGCGAATGATCCAAGCTACAAACCGATTGGTTATGACAAAGGATGGGACGATGCTTCCCCGGCCTATACGGCGGTATATGCGATGCATCAAGGCGCACTTGGCCATACCATCGAGATTCCTGAGCTGAACGAGGAATCGACAACAGCGCTGCTGTACACGCTGCTGGCTTCTACCGATTATGTGATCAAGAACAAGCAGAAGTTGTTCCTGAACCAGCTCGAAGTATACGAGCGCGGCATCAACAACGTAGACAGCCCGGCCGTCGACAAGTATTTGGTCAATGCTAAAAATGAAGAAATCGGACGTCCGCGTCCGGATGGCAAGAGCTTTTTCCCGGATTATTATGTTCTTCCTGTAGATGCATCGGTTCAAAAGAACGCACTGGAAGCCGCCAATATGGTGAACTACCTGCTCCGCAATGGGGTAAAGGTAGAGAAATCGAATCGCGCGGTGACGGTGGATGGAGTCACTTATCCAGCAGGCACTTATATCGTTCCTATGACGCAAGCGAAACGCAGCTTCGCCAACCTGGTGCTCTATGATGGCATCAATGTATCGGACTTCGACGAAATGTATGCGGATATTGTGCAAAGCTTCTCTTATATGAGAGGATTCGACCGCTACACGGTATATGCAAAAGGAGCCTTCTCCGGCGCCACGGCTCCGGTAAGCTCGGCAGAGAAACCGACTAGCGCCGTATCAGGCTCGGCGACGCATTATGTAATCCGCAGTACGAACAATGACGCGGTGCGCGCGGTGAATGAATTGACGGCTGCCGGCAAAGCGGTCACGCTGCTTAACAAGGGCGGGCAAGGTTACGAGTTGGGCGATTACCTCGTTTCCTACTCCAACCTCAAGCCGTTGCTCGGCAAATACACGCTGCAAACCGTACCGTTCCCGGCTGGAACAGCAGTGGAAGGCAAGCTTTTGCCATCGGTGAAAGTTGCTTCTTCGGGCGTACCGGCGTTTGCCTTGAACGATCTTGGTTACACCGTAACGAAGGATCAGGCGTCCAGCGATGTGCTGGTCAATTCGTTCAACAAGTCACTCGTCGAGGCGGGCAAGCCGTTTGTTGGATACGGTCGCTCGTGGGCGAACACACTGAAGAGCTCGGGGCTGCTTCCAGGCTTGGACTTCAAGACGACAGGCAGCACACATGAAGGTTTGTTCAAAGCGGAAGTAAGCCAAGACAGTATCATCGGTGCGCCTTATGAGGCAAAAGATTATCTGTATACGCAATCTGGAACTTACTTCACGAATATTCCGGATGGGGCGGCAATCGTCGCTAAAGCTAGCTCCGAGAATGATTTCTTCGTTGCCGGCTGGTGGCCAGGTTATGAAAATGTAAAAGGCAAAACGATCGGTTTCACCTATAAAAAGGATCTGACCGACATCACGCTCTTCTCCAACGAGCTGACGAACAAAGCGCATCCGCAGGCGCAGTACCGTTTGCTGGCGAATGCGATCTACAAAGCAGCTCCAGGGGCTGCGGCTGGTTCGATGAATGACGGTAATGGCGAAGTTCCGGCGCCGGATAACGGTAACCAACCATCGTTCCCAGGACCGATTCCAACACCGACGCCAACGCCAAGTCCTTCTACTGCACCAAGCGTGACACCAGATCCGACACCAACGCCTACGCCGCCGGTGAAGGCGCCGGAGTTCAAGGACCTTGGTCCAGTTGCAGCTTGGGCATCCGCAGCGATTAATGAGCTGGCAGCTAAAGGCATCTTGAGGGGTCTTACTGGCGATACATTCGGCCCACTGAAAAAGCTGACTCGCGCTGAGTTTCTGACGATGCTTGCACGCGCTTATGAGCTGCCAGCAAGTGACAAGGCGGCAAGCTTCAGCGATGTGCCTGCAGGAGCATGGTACAGCGAAGCGGTTGCCCAAGCGGTTGCCGCAGGCATTGTGAAGGGTACGGGCAACGGCAAGTTTGAGCCGAACCGTCCGGTAACTCGCGAAGAGATGGCAATTATGGCGGCCAACGTGTGGAAGCTGAACTCTGAGCCGACCACGCCGGACATTGCTGCTGCGCTTAGCGGTTTTGCCGATAAAGGCTCTATCGCTTCCTATGCGAAGGAAGCTGTAGGACTGCTTGCGAGCGAAGGGATTATTCTCGGCACGGGAGATGGCAAGTTCACGCCGAGGGGTGATGCGAATCGCGCCCAAGCTGCGGTGATCGTTAGCCGCTTGTTGCTCGCTTCGTAA
- a CDS encoding amino acid ABC transporter substrate-binding protein, PAAT family, whose translation MKKVWTVTIAAALLLSACGQKESADNNAASNAGAGGGTEQKTLTLGTSADYAPYEFHKQIDGKDTIVGFDIEIAKEIAKDMNAKLVISDMDFDGLLMALNTNKVDIVISGMTPSEERKKNVDFSNIYYKAEQGVLVKKGDEGKYTSLDNLKGKKIGVQKGSIQEGIAKEVEGAKLTALAKIPELIMELSSGRVDALIVEKPVAEQYLKTQEGIAMANVKIEQTEEEAGSAIAIKKGNKEVLDSVNKTIDRLQASGDIDRFVVEANEMVGE comes from the coding sequence ATGAAAAAGGTATGGACGGTAACAATCGCGGCAGCACTGCTGCTCAGCGCATGTGGACAGAAGGAGAGCGCGGACAACAACGCAGCTTCCAATGCAGGAGCAGGCGGCGGAACCGAGCAAAAAACGCTGACTCTGGGTACAAGCGCTGATTATGCACCTTATGAGTTCCACAAACAAATCGATGGCAAGGACACAATTGTCGGTTTTGACATTGAAATCGCTAAGGAAATCGCCAAAGACATGAACGCCAAGCTGGTTATTAGCGACATGGACTTCGACGGTCTACTCATGGCTCTGAACACCAATAAGGTCGACATCGTCATCTCCGGCATGACGCCGTCAGAAGAGCGTAAAAAGAACGTTGATTTCTCGAACATTTACTACAAGGCTGAACAAGGCGTTCTGGTGAAAAAAGGTGACGAAGGTAAGTACACCTCGCTCGATAACCTGAAGGGCAAAAAGATCGGCGTGCAAAAGGGTTCGATTCAAGAAGGCATCGCAAAAGAGGTTGAAGGCGCTAAGCTGACTGCACTGGCGAAAATTCCAGAGTTGATCATGGAGCTTTCAAGCGGCCGTGTAGATGCATTGATCGTAGAGAAACCAGTCGCCGAGCAATACCTGAAAACGCAAGAAGGCATTGCGATGGCAAACGTGAAAATTGAGCAAACCGAAGAAGAAGCAGGCTCTGCAATTGCCATCAAAAAAGGCAACAAGGAAGTGCTGGATTCGGTGAATAAAACGATTGACCGCCTGCAAGCGAGCGGAGATATTGACCGGTTTGTCGTTGAAGCCAACGAGATGGTTGGGGAATAA
- a CDS encoding amino acid ABC transporter membrane protein, PAAT family — MNFSFLDEYGSYFLNGAWVTLQLSFFGVLFGTLLGIVFALMRLSKVWIVRILATTYIEVIRGTPMLVQILIIHFGLTNFGINFSPFMSGIIALTINSAAYMAEVFRAGIQAIDKGQTEAARSLGMSRGQAMRLIVLPQAFRNMLPAIGNELIVIIKDSSLVSTIGIAELMYNAKTVQSSTYIPLEPLVVAAGVYFVMTFTLSQLLNVLERRLGKR, encoded by the coding sequence ATGAACTTTTCTTTTTTGGATGAGTATGGATCGTATTTTCTGAACGGAGCCTGGGTGACGCTGCAGCTGTCGTTTTTCGGCGTGCTGTTCGGTACCCTGCTCGGCATCGTATTTGCTCTCATGCGGCTGTCCAAAGTCTGGATCGTCCGTATTCTGGCTACGACTTATATTGAGGTCATCCGCGGAACGCCGATGCTTGTTCAAATTCTCATCATTCACTTCGGTTTAACTAATTTTGGAATTAACTTTTCGCCATTCATGTCCGGCATTATTGCTCTTACGATCAATAGCGCCGCCTATATGGCGGAGGTTTTCCGGGCGGGTATTCAGGCGATCGACAAAGGCCAGACGGAAGCGGCCCGCTCGCTCGGCATGTCACGCGGCCAGGCGATGAGACTCATTGTACTGCCACAGGCTTTCCGTAATATGCTGCCAGCCATAGGCAACGAGCTGATCGTCATTATCAAGGATTCTTCATTGGTATCAACGATCGGTATCGCCGAGCTGATGTACAATGCGAAGACAGTGCAAAGCTCGACTTATATTCCACTGGAGCCGCTTGTGGTGGCGGCAGGTGTGTATTTCGTCATGACGTTCACCTTGTCTCAACTGCTGAATGTGCTTGAAAGGAGGCTGGGCAAACGATGA
- a CDS encoding polar amino acid transport system ATP-binding protein, with translation MIEIKGLMKSFGKNQVLKGIDATIQKGEVVAVIGPSGSGKSTFLRCLNRLEEPTGGTIRFKDRDVTAAQRELNDIRQKMGMVFQHFNLFPHMTVLENLTITPRKVKGMNKEEAEKIALELLRSVGLEDKRDARPDSLSGGQKQRIAIARALAMQPEVMLFDEPTSALDPEMVGEVLDVMKRLAQNGMTMIIVTHEMGFAREVADRLIFMDGGYIVEEGLPREVLGNPQHARTKEFLSKVL, from the coding sequence ATGATCGAGATTAAAGGACTAATGAAATCCTTCGGTAAAAATCAGGTGCTGAAGGGTATCGACGCTACTATTCAAAAGGGCGAAGTCGTCGCCGTCATCGGGCCCAGCGGCTCTGGTAAAAGTACTTTTCTCCGTTGCCTGAATCGGCTGGAAGAGCCGACGGGCGGTACGATTCGCTTCAAGGATCGCGACGTAACGGCGGCCCAAAGGGAGCTCAATGACATCCGTCAGAAGATGGGGATGGTGTTCCAGCATTTCAACCTGTTCCCTCATATGACTGTCCTGGAAAACTTGACGATCACTCCTCGCAAAGTAAAAGGCATGAATAAAGAAGAAGCCGAAAAAATCGCACTTGAGCTGCTTCGCTCTGTCGGCCTTGAGGATAAGCGTGACGCGCGTCCCGACAGCCTTTCCGGCGGCCAAAAGCAGCGGATCGCGATCGCTCGCGCGCTTGCGATGCAGCCAGAGGTCATGCTGTTCGACGAGCCAACTTCGGCGCTTGATCCCGAAATGGTCGGCGAAGTGCTCGATGTCATGAAGCGCTTGGCGCAAAATGGGATGACGATGATTATCGTCACACATGAGATGGGCTTCGCCCGCGAAGTTGCTGACCGCCTGATCTTCATGGACGGCGGCTACATCGTCGAGGAAGGCTTGCCTCGCGAGGTGCTGGGCAACCCTCAGCATGCCCGGACGAAAGAGTTTTTGTCTAAGGTTTTGTGA
- a CDS encoding hypothetical protein (non-canonical start codon;~manually curated) — translation MINLDLFGEIVITQVRDKAILHWEKVLSGMMKDEGSKKLFNELKNIIPEDHQDRFVDISSQIVDTTLHYLLLAIEEEREINVSIKNEDGELIEVKELSDGLPGELYSEEGWIIKYSEKRESVK, via the coding sequence ATAATAAATTTAGACCTTTTCGGAGAGATTGTAATCACTCAAGTAAGAGATAAAGCAATATTGCATTGGGAGAAAGTTTTATCAGGCATGATGAAAGATGAAGGTAGTAAAAAACTCTTTAATGAACTGAAAAATATTATTCCAGAAGATCATCAAGACCGCTTTGTCGATATCTCTTCCCAAATTGTTGATACAACATTGCATTATTTGCTGTTGGCCATAGAAGAAGAAAGGGAGATCAATGTTTCTATTAAAAATGAAGATGGCGAGCTTATCGAAGTAAAAGAATTAAGTGACGGTCTACCCGGCGAGTTATACTCAGAAGAGGGCTGGATTATAAAATACAGTGAGAAAAGAGAGTCTGTAAAATAG
- a CDS encoding Transposase (or an inactivated derivative) — protein MGLWTKEQLRAFIKENKLVSAQDAQNALKDLFAETLQEMLEVEMDTHLGYSKHDIQNKQTKNSLNGKSKKNIVSEYGEQEISIPRDRDGEFEPLVVKKHQSNVTGIEDQIIALYAKGVRTREIQDHLQNRYGIDLSPTFISSVTNKIIPLIKEWQNRPLQSVYAVVFLDAIHFKVKQDGAIVNKAAYMVIGIDLEGCKDVLGMWIFENESSKFWLNVLNDLKNRGVQDILITCVDNLNGFTQAISACYPQTEIQKCIIHQIRNSTRFVSYKDIKKVTADLKPIYRAVNEDMALLELDRFEETWGTKYPLIVKSWRNNWDELATFFKYPAEIRKIIYTTNIIESYHRQLRKVTKGKSIFPTDDSLLKMLYLATMDVTRKWTGRVQNWGQMLLQLSVFFPDRIGHFLK, from the coding sequence ATGGGATTATGGACGAAAGAGCAGCTACGAGCTTTCATTAAGGAGAACAAATTGGTCTCCGCACAGGATGCTCAGAATGCGCTAAAAGATCTGTTTGCCGAGACGCTTCAAGAGATGCTTGAAGTCGAGATGGATACGCATTTAGGCTACTCCAAGCATGACATTCAGAACAAGCAGACGAAGAATAGTCTTAATGGAAAGAGCAAGAAGAACATCGTAAGCGAGTATGGCGAGCAGGAAATCAGCATCCCTCGTGACCGTGATGGCGAGTTTGAGCCTCTTGTCGTGAAGAAGCACCAATCTAACGTAACTGGCATTGAGGATCAAATTATTGCCCTTTACGCCAAAGGTGTACGTACTCGGGAGATCCAGGATCATCTGCAGAATCGGTATGGAATCGACCTTTCTCCGACCTTCATTTCGAGCGTGACGAACAAGATTATTCCGCTCATCAAAGAGTGGCAAAACCGGCCGCTGCAGTCCGTGTATGCGGTTGTCTTTCTCGATGCCATTCACTTCAAGGTCAAGCAAGACGGGGCGATTGTGAACAAGGCGGCTTACATGGTGATTGGCATTGACTTAGAGGGTTGCAAAGATGTACTCGGCATGTGGATCTTCGAGAACGAGTCCTCCAAGTTCTGGCTTAATGTCCTGAATGACCTGAAAAACCGCGGAGTCCAAGACATTCTCATCACCTGTGTCGACAACTTGAACGGCTTCACGCAAGCAATCTCCGCCTGTTATCCGCAGACCGAAATCCAGAAGTGTATCATCCATCAGATCCGTAATTCCACGCGGTTTGTCTCCTACAAGGACATCAAAAAGGTCACTGCGGACCTGAAGCCCATCTATAGGGCAGTTAACGAAGATATGGCGTTACTAGAGCTCGATCGTTTCGAGGAAACATGGGGCACCAAGTACCCGCTCATTGTGAAATCCTGGCGCAACAACTGGGACGAGCTCGCGACGTTCTTTAAGTACCCCGCAGAAATTCGCAAGATCATCTACACAACCAACATCATTGAGAGCTACCACCGTCAGTTGCGCAAGGTGACGAAAGGCAAGAGTATCTTTCCAACAGATGATTCCTTGCTCAAAATGCTTTACTTGGCCACGATGGACGTGACACGCAAATGGACAGGCCGCGTTCAAAACTGGGGGCAAATGCTTCTCCAGCTATCCGTCTTCTTCCCGGATCGCATCGGACATTTTCTCAAATGA
- a CDS encoding transposase, IS605 OrfB family, central region has protein sequence MLITTKIKLILEQEQHGKLLETMKRYNAACNFISGFAFEQSEYNRIKLQKLVYYDVRDKFHLSSQMTILAVRKVADAYTAEKAKKKKEYKKPKSKKNVEKTLISFRETGAMSYDARTLSFTGLELASILTLDGRIKVPMKISPYHQGVMQGKNIRGQVDLVWHDGVFYLLLVVERPANEPYEPIDAIGVDLGIKNIAADSMGESHSGDAVNAVRHRNAKLRAKLQAKGTKSARRLLARRRRKEARFSRDVNHCISKHMVEKAKRHRSLLALEDLTGIRERITVRKAQRRNQHSWAFAQLRSYIEYKALIAGVPVVLVDPRGTSRECPQCGHIAKENRKTRDWFRCQACEYAAPADNVAALNIRSRALVSVPNVGVAI, from the coding sequence TTGCTGATAACAACGAAGATTAAGCTCATTTTGGAGCAAGAACAACATGGAAAATTGCTAGAAACCATGAAACGATATAACGCTGCGTGCAACTTTATCAGTGGGTTCGCTTTTGAGCAGTCCGAATATAACCGCATCAAACTACAAAAGCTCGTTTACTATGACGTCCGCGATAAATTCCATTTATCTTCTCAGATGACTATTCTGGCTGTACGCAAAGTAGCGGATGCTTATACTGCTGAAAAGGCTAAAAAGAAAAAGGAATATAAGAAGCCCAAAAGCAAGAAAAACGTGGAGAAAACGCTGATTTCGTTTCGTGAAACCGGTGCAATGAGCTATGACGCGAGAACGTTATCGTTTACTGGACTAGAGCTTGCTTCGATCTTGACGCTGGATGGACGCATTAAGGTGCCGATGAAGATTAGCCCTTATCATCAGGGCGTCATGCAAGGCAAGAATATCCGAGGACAAGTTGACCTTGTTTGGCATGATGGTGTTTTTTATCTGCTGCTTGTAGTTGAGCGTCCAGCAAACGAGCCCTACGAGCCAATTGACGCTATAGGGGTCGATTTAGGCATAAAAAACATTGCTGCCGACAGCATGGGAGAATCCCACTCCGGCGATGCGGTTAATGCGGTAAGGCATCGGAATGCCAAACTTCGTGCGAAGCTCCAAGCAAAAGGAACAAAGTCCGCTAGACGTCTTCTTGCTCGCCGCAGACGCAAAGAAGCCCGTTTCTCCAGGGACGTAAATCACTGCATATCCAAGCATATGGTTGAGAAAGCCAAAAGGCACCGTTCGCTGCTTGCACTAGAAGACTTAACAGGCATTCGTGAACGGATAACGGTTCGTAAGGCTCAGCGTCGAAACCAGCATTCTTGGGCATTTGCACAGCTTCGCTCGTATATCGAATACAAAGCCTTGATTGCAGGCGTGCCTGTCGTTCTCGTTGATCCACGGGGCACAAGCCGAGAATGTCCACAGTGCGGGCACATTGCCAAAGAGAACCGCAAAACGAGAGATTGGTTCCGTTGTCAGGCTTGCGAGTACGCTGCTCCAGCCGACAATGTTGCTGCTCTGAATATTCGGAGCAGGGCACTTGTCAGCGTGCCGAACGTAGGAGTCGCTATCTAA